AGTGAAGATGTTGTGTGCTATTCATCTCATAGAATGTAGTCTGTCCGCCTAAACAACTTTAAACCCTGTTTGTcaatttctgctgtttctgctcaTTGCTTTGTAAAGTAGAAAACTAATGTGTCCAGAATGACCTCTGCAGATATTGGGCCCATTAACCCTGATGCAGCCCCTGGGGCGATACATGTATGCAGACTCACCgctacagaaaacagcagaaacggCATCGGGCCACACAGAGCAGGCAGACTGCTGTGTGGCGTAGGCAGGCAGAGAGGGGATTGGAGAGACATTTTTGCCAAGAGGATTAGGAACCAGCTGCTGGATGGATGCAATGAGTAGCACCCATTACCTATCACAACACTGCAGCTAGCACCCAGAAAACCCTCTTCtcactgtttcattttgttcctgttgtgtcttttttttccctgtttttgtgCGGTCCCTTCATCCCTGCTTGCTTCCTCTGTGGTATTTCCTTAATACATGTCTGAGGTTGTCACAGGGATTTGGCCCTGTCTGTCACAGCATGCTCTACTCCATTAATCCATTTTAGGGTTTTTGGaattcatctttctctctctctctctctctctctctctctctctctctctctctctctctctctctgctcgTGACCTGAATGCTGCCTGAAAGACAAATATACAAAGACAGGTCTCATGAAAAGTGACACCAGAGAGGAGCTGGCTTCTACCAAATCGGATGTGATGAGGAAATGCTCTTTTGCCCTTTGTGTAATTTGTGGATAAAATATGTGCAACATAAATGAATTTCACACAGTCCAACGTAGCATATGCATATTATTTGATCAGCAAGCAAAATCCAAATCAGTATcatgatatgtgtgtgtatatgtcacATAAATAATAGATAAAGTGTGCTAAGGTGTGCAGAAAGAGTGTGCAAAGGGCCAGTGGTTACTGACAGTGGCGTACAGGTGTGCACAGTAGgtctgaccaaaaaaaaaaaatgcagagaagCTAAAGAGAGATTGACATTTCTGCTCTCAAAATGAATATGCTGGCTTGTAGAGGTAAAACTGGAGACAATAAAATGCAGCTTTTTCAACAGCTTTGTTCTCACTTATTTATCACTGCTCTTAATTAACAGGACGCGAAGAGAGACCAAAATGGACGGAGGTGGAGGTCACAAATCTGGAAGGtgagttttaaaaaatcttaaTGTTTTTCAAAGTAGTAGATTCTTTTGCTAACTGTGTTTGACATTAAAAGCTAAACGTTATGTCTCTGTGAAGGCTCATTTTAACCACATGTCTTTTCAGCCCAATTTACAAACGAAGTCCAGACATGACAAAATCTCCGATGACAAAATCGGAGCAGCTCCTGAGAATAGATGACCATGATTTCACCATGAGACCAGCATTCGGAGGTCAGAGAATGAATGCTGCAtcagactgaagtgtttccaatGAAAgtactttatttatataactgAGACATGCTGGACGCATGATTGCAACTTAGTCGGGATGCTGTCGAGTTACATCCTGACTAAGTCAGTCATCAAGTGCAGAGGGATAAGATCTGTGCAGTGGTCATTGGTTTGGGCCAAACAGTCCTATAAGCATTAAGCTCTTGGAGACCTTAATGACACCATCCATGCAAGCTGTGCATGAGTTTTCAATTGCAACTCAGTTCTTTACATCACAAGGGTGTTAATACATGTTTATGCATCAATTGTGTAGGTTCTTTGGACTGTAGGCTAATGCTAAGATAAagacaggcttttttttttattaagatgTAATATATATTCTGATTTTGTCTTTGCTCTTATTATTTATCTTTTGAGGCAAATAATTACCGACATGAGAACTATATTTAACTGAAAGATTGAGCCATGGGGGTGTTTACTTTGAAGAGAGAAACATGTGCTGTTTTCATTAGACCACGTTTAATCACACAACaatctgctgctggaaacacacCAAGTGACCTTTCCAGAGTCCTTTTGCGTCCAATTTTGAACATCAGGTGCATCTTAGCTGGAAGTGGAAATGGAGCTGGATTTTATCCAGCACTGCTTCAACTTTGATCTATTATTCTGACCTAATTGTATTTATGTAGCATTGGATGGTGGATGATGCTTAAAGTAGAAAGGCAGAAATAGGTCAAAAGTAGAATCCCAGCCAGACCATCACAGATGACTctatatttgtgtttcattgttgcttttctttaacaaacatgttttttaccCACTGTCACATTCAtgataaaagagaaaagcatATTCAACCAGTTTACATGgcaaaaaataatgtttctttaTTTGCCTGACATGAGTTAATTTTGTTTCAGGTCCTCCAATTCCTGTTGGAGTAGATGTTCAGGTTGAAAGTCTGGACACCATCTCTGAAGTGGACATGGTAAGTATGAAGCAGTTTTAAAATCATCAATACAACAACATGCTGTACTTAGGTTAAAATTTGAGGTACATGTACTTTTCTTGAATATAGTAGGATTTAGAATACAGCACTGAAGCATTTCTATAGTGCTGCATTAGTACTTTTACTTCTTTTAATTTCCactgttcttatttttttccattcctGTAGGATTTCACCATGACACTGTACCTGCGTCATTACTGGAAGGACGAGCGGCTGTCGTTTCCAAGCACCAACAATCAGAGTATGACCTTTGACAGTCGCCTGGTGAAGAAGATCTGGGTTCCTGACATGTTCTTTGTCCACTCCAAACGCTCCTTCATCCACGACACCACCACTGATAACGTCATGCTGAGGGTTTATCCTGATGGCAACGTGCTTTACAGTCTCCGGTAAACACAGGGGCAGCAGCTTATTTTCTCTCAACTTAATTAAGAAGTACTGAGTCACACTAGGAGACAGAACGCCTTTCTTATAATCCTGGAAAAATGCTTCTTCTAAAAATAtaagtatatatttatatatgtatgtatatatataagttGTTGTTCACTTctaactgaaaaaaagaatacagCAAAGGAAAAGCTTATTTCCTTGCTTACATGGTAAGCATCACAATGAAAAATTTTTTCCCATCTGAGGCATAAAAAATTCAGCACTCCCACAgttggaaacaaaacagaaacaaaaacaactgcatgAAAAAAATCAGAGCAGACATCAGAAAAGCTACAGCTGCTTTGGTGAATTTCACAGCCGCAGCAAAGTGCATGGCTTTGAGGAGCAACATTTGATAACTGTAGTTGGTGTAGCagatgaatgtgaatgtgtggagTTAATGAGAGCTGAATGCCAAATGTTTGACTCCTTTACATGTGCCTATCCACTGAAGGGACTTGTTAACCTTTAACAAACACTGCAAAGTGTTGAGAAAAACTGCTTTATAACAGCGACGCTGAAGTAGCACATTTTAACCACATTTAAGCACTCAAAGACAAAAGGCACTGCATATAATAtaagccaacacacacaaacacacaaacacctcacTATCGAGCATGAACCGCTCCACCTTAGTCACCCTATTATCTGTGTAGCTTTGGCTCAACATACCATGGAAAATATCTACTGTACCGATATTTGTTAATTTATCCTTTATCTTCCTGTTTCTTTAGAAGTTGAATtgcagtgttgttttctttgggtcgctgctgtttttaatgtagaGTCACTGTCACTGCCATGTGCAACATGGACCTCAGCCGCTTCCCCCTGGACACACAAACCTGCTCGCTGGAGATTGAGAGCTGTGAGTGGATTTAGTAGAATATGGGCAAATGTCTAACGCTTAACATTAGATCCCAAAGTTTGGGTGTAGATTCTAGGGGATATGACGTGTGTTTAcctgtatatatgtgtttttcactttaatCTGACCTAATCTTCACTGTGACTCTAACCACTCATGTTTTACGATGCCTAAACTGACCCCAGTCTTTACCTAATCAGTTGCGTGTTACCTACTCCCACTTCTTAGGATTGAATATTTCCCATTCAGAAACCCTATTTCATTTCCATTGGTGCCACATTTCCTGCACAGTCTCTAAGAATTGCTAGTGGTGCTTGAGACTGGTAGTCTTGtaatgttttatctttattGTCACACATTTCGTTTACTTTAATATCTAGTATTGTTCATACTAAATCTGTCTTGATTTGGTTAATTACAGATTCCTTCTCCATGTTTTTCCTCCAGATGCGTACACAGATGATGACCTGATGCTGTACTGGAAGAAAGGAAACGAATCCCTGAACACAGACGACAGAATATCTCTATCCCAGTTCCTCATCCAGAAATTTCACACCACCACCAAGCTGGCCTTCTACAGCAGCACAGGTACTGTAATACACAAACCATGCACTTCTAATACATGCAGTAAAATAGAAATGATTATGCAAATTGCCCCAATGTGTGTATCGTGcataataaatgcataaatactAGGTCACAATTGAATCACAGCTTCaataaaccttttttattttgctttgcaAGGCTTTTCAAACTAAAGGAAGAATGTACTAATATTTAATCCTCACTGTGAAACGAAATGTATCAAACTACCGCCAACCACTGTTACATTGCTGGAAAGCAACTGTGAAAGCCTTGCAGCCTTCGTCTAGCCCCAAGTCACTTTGCAGCTCACAAGAGCCACCTGAAGCATAAATAGGATTTTGTGTCCTATCTTCTTCTGCCAGAATAGCAGGGAACCTctgctgaaaatgtttgttcGGTGTATCAGCAGCTAACATGTGACGTTGGGTGTGTAATAGaagacattttttctttctaggCTGGTACAATCGTTTATACATCCACTTCACCCTGCGGCGCCACATATTCTTCTTCCTGCTACAGACTTACTTCCCTGCAACTCTGATGGTCATGCTGTCCTGGGTGTCTTTCTGGATTGACCGTAGGGCTGTCCCTGCCAGGGTGCCGCTCGGTAGGATAGATCTACCTCTGAGAGTGTGTGGCAAAGAAACTGAGCACAACAGCAGGATAAGAAATCAAGTCTTATCtactgtttctctttgttctgCATGAAACtaaatttaatatattaatGTTTTGAACTGCTGGTTGGATAAAATTTTGTTAAATCATCTTGGTCTTTAGGACACTGATTaacattttttgcttttccagATGCTTCTTAGACCAAACGATTAATAGAATCATCTAAATTAATGAGTAAGGAAAATGTTATTAATGACAGCTTTAGTGCAGTGGTTCCCATCTTCTTTTGGTTTGTTGCTAAATCATTATCTATTTGCAACACCATGCCACAGACTTTCTCTGCCTGTGAGACATGTAGATAGCAACCCAGCATGAAGATCACCAGCTACACACGGTGAAATTAAACATTGGAAAGCTCTTTCTAAGGTTTTATCCCCTAACCCAGTCAGGCAGTAAATAAAAGCACTGGTGTGACTAACCTGTTTGTGCACCCCCCTTCAGGCATTACCACAGTGCTGACCATGTCCACCATCATTACCGGAGTCAACGCCTCCATGCCGCGGGTTTCCTACATCAAGGCAGTGGACATTTACCTCTGGGtcagttttgtctttgtcttcctgtCGGTCATAGAGTATGCGGCGGTCAACTACCTCTCCACTgtacaggagagaaaagagaggaagctgagggagagAGTAAGTATTATTTCTCTGTGGTTGATTATTGTATGCGATTAAAAACGCAGGTTAACAAATCACAAGGACTTTACAATTACAAGCATGAAATGAGCCAGTTGAAGTAAGTTGAAAGAGAAGCATGAAGTGAACACAGTCAAGGCTGACCTGATTCAACAATAATATAgttcacacatttatatattcCTGAACTGGTAGAAATGTGAATTAATAATTTATGAAAATTTccaataaacagataaatattttctaaattgGCTCACTTTAAGCTGCTCTCTGGGCTATAGCAAATTATTTCTGGGACTCCAGCTTGTGCACTTATATTGCTATTCTTCATCTGCCAAATGCTGCGGCATATGGAGCCAAACTGCCTACGCACCCTGAGGAACATTTCCTGCACAAACATCCTTCTGTAAATGTTCCCCTCGAAAGTTACTGAAAGGCCCCACATGTGCAGAAATATGAAAAGTGACAACTATATACTAGTTATAGTTTTTCTCACTTTACAGAAAGCAGTGTTTGTCATAAGTATATTCGTGTtcaattatttatgtttttttaccTGTCTAGCTGCCGTGTACCTGTGGCATCGGCAACCCAGATGAGATGATGATCGACCCCCAGATCACTGGCTATGGGTCCATGGATGCCAACACTACAGGGAATTATGGGATACCGGAGAACGGTGGCCGCCAGGAGCGAATGTTGGCACAGGTGGCACTGAACGACCCACAAATTACAAACCAGGTGAAGCCATCCAGAGGCTACGTGAACATCTGGATAGACACCCACGCCATAGACAAGTATTCGCGGGTAGTCTTTCCTGGAGCGTACATCTTCTTTAACATCATCTACTGGTCCATCTACTTGTAACAGATACACAAGTGCAACATCTGTAACATCCATGATGAGTCTCCACCAGCTCGGCTCATTGTGAAGAGCAGAAAAGATGACAGCACACTGATGCTTCTCAGACAGAGAAACTGCTAATAGGATGCACAGGGACAGATTGGTGGCCATTGCCTTCTTGACCCAGCCACTTAAAAATGAACCAATGACAAACACGACAGTCATCGGTTTGGTCAGTTCATCAGATCTGTGTGGTTTCATGTTGTAGCTTTAGTGTTGTTGCTGAAAAGACATTTGGATCTTGTTGTTGCCTGAGGACTTGactacacacagaaatgcacagaCATGGACCTGTGTCCTCGTGCTGTTTAGCTACGCTTCAGTTCTTGATGCAGTGACTACTCATTTTCAAATCTGAAAATATGTATGACTTTTGATATTTCCAGCATACGGACAGATTCATCGTCCTTCCCATATGAACTAGACTTCACAATGAGtaacaaactaaaaatgttcAAGGGGTAGTTCATTTTGCAGTATGTACTCATGTGATGCTACTTAGATGAAGATTAATAGGACTTATTTTTATCAGTGGAACTATTCCTTTATAAACCTcagtatcattattattattaagactCTAAGTTCAGTTCATTTGCAGCATGTCCGTATAATTCAGTATATGTTACAATTATCTGTGATCTTTGTATGAAAACAGTTAATTTGATGTTTAGCTAATTGCTGCATTGCATTTCCGTAATGTGTATTTTACTAAAAAGGCAAAGTGACACAGTCtattaaaatcaaaaatgtaaaaatatatgtttagtAAATCACAAACACTGATTATGATgtagactttttaaaatctccttaattgttttttttttttttattattatatacaacTGA
The nucleotide sequence above comes from Mastacembelus armatus chromosome 22, fMasArm1.2, whole genome shotgun sequence. Encoded proteins:
- the LOC113127085 gene encoding gamma-aminobutyric acid receptor subunit rho-1-like gives rise to the protein MLQLRGHKLETYKQSRTRRETKMDGGGGHKSGSPIYKRSPDMTKSPMTKSEQLLRIDDHDFTMRPAFGGPPIPVGVDVQVESLDTISEVDMDFTMTLYLRHYWKDERLSFPSTNNQSMTFDSRLVKKIWVPDMFFVHSKRSFIHDTTTDNVMLRVYPDGNVLYSLRVTVTAMCNMDLSRFPLDTQTCSLEIESYAYTDDDLMLYWKKGNESLNTDDRISLSQFLIQKFHTTTKLAFYSSTGWYNRLYIHFTLRRHIFFFLLQTYFPATLMVMLSWVSFWIDRRAVPARVPLGITTVLTMSTIITGVNASMPRVSYIKAVDIYLWVSFVFVFLSVIEYAAVNYLSTVQERKERKLRERLPCTCGIGNPDEMMIDPQITGYGSMDANTTGNYGIPENGGRQERMLAQVALNDPQITNQVKPSRGYVNIWIDTHAIDKYSRVVFPGAYIFFNIIYWSIYL